The proteins below come from a single Rhizobium tropici CIAT 899 genomic window:
- a CDS encoding chaperone modulator CbpM yields MNENEFRLHLRIETTVLEIWISQGWVVPEVTDQGRNFRDADIARGRLILDLSSAMGVNEPGVDVVMDLVDQLHSLRATLRDLTDAVCRQPADVQDHILSELTRVEALKRR; encoded by the coding sequence ATGAACGAGAACGAGTTTCGACTTCACCTCCGGATCGAAACCACGGTTCTGGAAATCTGGATATCTCAGGGCTGGGTGGTGCCTGAAGTCACCGATCAGGGCCGCAACTTCCGTGACGCCGACATTGCGCGCGGCCGGCTCATCCTCGATCTCAGCAGCGCGATGGGCGTCAATGAGCCGGGCGTCGATGTCGTCATGGATCTTGTGGACCAGCTTCACAGCCTCAGGGCGACACTACGCGACCTGACGGATGCCGTCTGCCGGCAGCCGGCCGATGTGCAGGACCACATATTGTCGGAGCTTACCCGCGTGGAAGCGCTGAAACGGCGATAG
- a CDS encoding DnaJ C-terminal domain-containing protein, whose protein sequence is MSRDPYEVLGVKRDAPQKDIQSAYRKLAKKLHPDLNPGDKQAEDKFKEVSSAYGILGDEEKRARFDRGEIDSSGAEQAPRNYYRDYAAQEGQRGRYQNAGGFADFGDADDIFSSFFSRRSRGQSQMQGQDRHYTMEVDFLDAINGAKKQISLPDGPALDVQIPPGTRDGQTLRLKGKGDPGFNGGKPGDALIAVHVRPHRFYTRDGDDIRMEVPISLAEAVLGGKIRVPTPSGAVTVTLPPNSNTGKVLRLKGKGAPVRGKDSGDAYVSLKIVLPDAPDPELTRFVSEWEAGKAQDPRKTMGG, encoded by the coding sequence ATGAGTCGCGATCCCTATGAAGTTTTGGGCGTAAAGCGGGACGCCCCGCAAAAGGATATTCAAAGCGCCTATCGCAAGCTTGCCAAGAAGCTGCATCCAGACCTCAACCCCGGCGACAAGCAAGCCGAGGACAAGTTCAAGGAGGTCTCCTCAGCCTACGGCATCCTCGGCGACGAGGAGAAGCGTGCGCGATTCGACCGCGGCGAAATCGACAGCAGCGGTGCCGAACAGGCGCCGCGCAACTACTACCGCGATTATGCAGCGCAGGAGGGCCAGCGCGGCCGCTATCAGAATGCGGGCGGCTTTGCCGATTTTGGCGATGCCGACGATATATTTTCCAGCTTCTTCTCGCGGCGCAGCCGGGGCCAATCGCAAATGCAGGGTCAAGACCGTCACTATACGATGGAAGTCGATTTTCTCGACGCCATCAACGGCGCCAAGAAGCAGATCAGCCTGCCGGACGGGCCTGCCCTCGACGTTCAAATCCCACCGGGAACGCGCGACGGGCAAACGCTTCGGCTGAAGGGCAAGGGTGATCCAGGCTTCAACGGTGGCAAGCCAGGAGATGCGCTGATTGCGGTGCATGTACGCCCACACCGCTTCTATACCCGCGACGGCGACGATATCAGAATGGAAGTGCCGATTTCGCTGGCCGAAGCTGTGCTCGGCGGCAAGATTCGCGTCCCGACGCCGTCCGGAGCTGTCACCGTCACGCTGCCGCCGAACTCCAATACGGGCAAGGTGCTGCGTTTGAAGGGCAAGGGCGCGCCTGTGCGCGGCAAAGACAGTGGCGATGCCTATGTCTCGCTGAAGATCGTCCTTCCGGATGCGCCGGATCCCGAACTGACGCGCTTCGTTTCCGAATGGGAGGCAGGCAAGGCACAAGATCCCAGAAAGACCATGGGAGGATAA
- a CDS encoding polysaccharide deacetylase family protein, with amino-acid sequence MKRLLLTSMLLFAAKLAFAAQPEQPPAGWPQLPPKAPVSKVKLVEPHLHVDRAGKGTPRIALTFDACMGKTDPRILSTLVDQRIPATIFVTARWLRTNPDALKVFLAHPDLFELENHGQNHIPAVDVPTKVYGIAAAGSPQAVAQEVQGGADAMTAAGIPQPRWFRGATAKYTPAAIMQIRGMGYRIAGYSVNGDSGSLLPAKMVEKQYASARDGDVIISHINQPTHAAGEGVAASILALKAKGVNFVRLQDIAEKGDDDTTN; translated from the coding sequence ATGAAACGCCTTTTGCTGACATCCATGCTCTTGTTTGCCGCAAAGCTTGCGTTTGCCGCCCAGCCGGAACAGCCGCCTGCCGGTTGGCCGCAATTGCCGCCGAAGGCCCCGGTTTCGAAGGTCAAGCTCGTCGAGCCACATCTGCACGTCGATCGTGCCGGTAAGGGCACACCTCGCATTGCGCTTACCTTCGATGCCTGCATGGGCAAGACGGATCCGCGCATCTTGAGCACGCTCGTCGATCAGCGCATCCCGGCAACCATCTTCGTCACCGCGCGCTGGCTTCGGACCAATCCGGACGCTTTGAAGGTTTTCCTTGCCCATCCCGATCTCTTCGAACTGGAAAACCACGGGCAGAATCATATCCCGGCTGTCGATGTACCGACCAAGGTCTATGGCATTGCCGCCGCCGGTTCTCCGCAGGCGGTTGCCCAGGAAGTTCAGGGCGGCGCCGATGCGATGACTGCCGCAGGCATCCCGCAGCCGCGCTGGTTTCGCGGTGCGACCGCAAAATACACGCCCGCCGCCATCATGCAGATTCGCGGCATGGGCTATCGGATTGCCGGCTATTCCGTGAATGGCGACAGTGGGTCGCTGCTGCCGGCCAAGATGGTGGAAAAGCAATATGCCTCCGCGAGGGATGGCGATGTCATCATCTCTCATATCAATCAGCCGACGCACGCGGCGGGTGAGGGGGTAGCGGCCAGCATCCTAGCGCTAAAG